ACAGCGCCAGCGGCGCCGCGGAGCTGCTCCCAAGGATCGTTCGGGAAGCCCTTGCCGGTGCGCTCCTTCACGAGAGCCTTGAAGCGCTTCACCAGTTCCTTCTGGTCGTCAGCGGTCAGGTCGGAGTCGACGATGTCCTTGTGATACTTCTCGTGCTTGTAGCCTTCGATCACCACTTCGAAAGGCTCGTGGTCTTCACCTTCGCTCTTCTGCACGCCGAGCACCACGTCACCGTACATCTGGATGAAGCGGCGGTAGCAGTCCCAAGCGAAGCGCTCGTTCTGCGTGGCGGCCACGAGAGACAGCACGGTCTGGTCGTTGAGGCCGAGGTTGAGGATGGTGTCCATCATGCCCGGCATGGAGTCGCGGGCGCCGGAGCGCACGGCCACGAGGAGCGGCATGCCCTTCGCGTCGCCGAACTTGCAGCCCATGATCTTCTCCATGTTCTTCACGCCGGCTTCCATCTGAGCCTGGAGCGAAGAAGGATAGGTCTTCTTGTTCGCGTAGAAGTAGGTGCAGACCTCGGTGGTCACGGTGAATCCCGGAGGCACCGGGAGACCGATCTTGGTCATTTCCGCGAGGTTCGCGCCTTTGCCGCCCAGGAGAGCCTTCATCGACCCGTTGCCATCGGCCTTGCCGTTGCCCCAGGTGTAAACGTACTTGGTGCCCTTGGCGGAGGGCGCTTTCTTGGCCGCCTTTTTGGCGGACTTCTTCACGGTAGCCATCTGTAGTTCGTGGTGGGTTGACTGTAGGAAAGGCGCGTGAGGACGGCGAAAACTCGCCGGGCCCCCGGGGCGCGGACGCGCGAGGCTAGCGGTCGAAAAACCCGTGTCAATGAACCAGTTCCGTCAGTGGAACCTGTTGCGGCCCGCGCCACTCATGGGATCGCGGACGTCAAGCGCTCAGGATCGAGGCTGCATGCGGCTTTCCGGGCCCCGTGCCCGCGAGGTTTCGTGCAATGGCGCGTGATCGTTATCCCATCCGCGAAGACGCGCTTTTTCATGCTGGAGACGATTTTGTCATAAGCCTCTTTCACGTCCGCGAGATCTCCATCCGTGTGCAAAAAAGAAGCCCGCTTCCTTTCGAAAGCGGGCTTCTTCCACAACCACCAAAGGTCTCTCAAGGTGTCTGGACGAAGCTGATTCCCGGGTCTCCCTCAGGTCCTCCTTCCAGCACGAAAGTCAGCTTCTTCGCTTCGGGCAAGGTGGCCCGGCCAACCATCTGTGCGTCCTCGGAACTCAGGACCAGGAGGCCGCGGTCATCGATCTCGTAGGTCCCGCTCAAGTCGGTCTTCTTCTCGCCGTGAGTGTAGATCCAGCTGAAGCTGCCATCCTCACGCAGGCTCAGCACCACGGTGCCATTTTCGCCGCGGTTGCTGGTCCAGGTTCCCACCAGCTGTCCCGCTGAAAGCGATTCCACCGCCGGGCTGTCCGCGGCTTCGGGCGCGGTTCCGTCCACCTGCTTCTCGACATCCTCCGTCGTCGAGCTCTTCGCGAGATCCCGCAATTGCCGCGCGATGCTATCGGATGGCTGCAGGCGGGTCACCTCGCCGAACTCCCGCTCCGCGTCGGAAAGACGGCCGTTCACGAGATAGTGGTAGCCGAGCAGGAAGCGCGGTGCCGGGCGGCCCGGGCTGGCCTGCACGTAGGCTTCCAGCTTCGCGAGTTGATCGAGATAGGCGCCCTCCGTCCGGTAGAGGCCGATCATCGTGCGCCGGTCCCAACCGGGTCCCGAGGCAAGGATCGGGTTCAGTACTCCCGCCGCATCGTCATATTTCCCGAGCGCGAAAAGAACCAGCGCCCGGTACTCATGCTGGGCACTGTCGCCCGGCTGGTAGGAGATGGCTTCGTCCACTTCCTTCAGTGCGGCCAGATAGTCCTCGCGGAGGAAAGAGTCGCGCGAACGATCCAGCGCTTCCGCCGAGCGGGTGGCTGCCAGATCGCTGGCAGCTTCGTCGCCGGTCGGATATTCCGCGGCAGTCACCGACATCGGCTGCTCGTAACGAATCACCGTATCGCCGTAGGTGTAGGGTTCGGGCGTATAAGGATTTTCGTAAGTGTAGTAGCCGCTGTCGTAGGCCAAGCTGCCGAGGCCCCAGCACACCAGACCCCAGGAAACCGGACGGTAATAGTAGGTCGAATAGCCGGGCCAAGGACGCGGATAGTACCAGCAATTGTTGCGGTACCAGTACGGCGTCCAGCAATAGTTCCAAGATCCGTAGTGCCAGCTGTGGCAGGCCGTGGAAGCCCACCATGGGCGGCAGCCCCAGTAATTCGGACGATAGCTCCAGTTCAGGCAGCGCCGGTAATTCCTCCCGATCGAGGTCGCATCAAAGCCTCGTGTCGTGGCGACTCCGGCCATCATGCGCCGTGAAGGCCAGTTACCCCAGTTTCCCCACTGGTTGCGCCAACCGGGACGGGAGCGGATATTCGCAGCGGTTCCGGGCAGGAATCTCTCCGTCGGGCGTCGCATGATCGGCCGGGAAATTTTCGCGATGCCGCCGCCCGGACGCAGGGTGTTCCGTTGGAATTGTCGCTGGCGGTTTACCACATTCTCGGCCCGACCTCCGTTGCTTGGATTGACTGGCGTCAGATTGAAGGGGCGTCCGCCGGTACCGGTGCCGATGCCGGGACGCGTGACTGGATTCGGGTTGATGCCCGGGGTGAGCCTCGGTCTGTTGACGATGTCCGGTCGCGATGTCGGCCCCGGCCGCGAGTTCGGCATTACCGGCCGGATGTTATTCCCGCCTGCATTTGGGGTCGG
This portion of the Luteolibacter luteus genome encodes:
- a CDS encoding tetratricopeptide repeat protein; protein product: MPNSRPGPTSRPDIVNRPRLTPGINPNPVTRPGIGTGTGGRPFNLTPVNPSNGGRAENVVNRQRQFQRNTLRPGGGIAKISRPIMRRPTERFLPGTAANIRSRPGWRNQWGNWGNWPSRRMMAGVATTRGFDATSIGRNYRRCLNWSYRPNYWGCRPWWASTACHSWHYGSWNYCWTPYWYRNNCWYYPRPWPGYSTYYYRPVSWGLVCWGLGSLAYDSGYYTYENPYTPEPYTYGDTVIRYEQPMSVTAAEYPTGDEAASDLAATRSAEALDRSRDSFLREDYLAALKEVDEAISYQPGDSAQHEYRALVLFALGKYDDAAGVLNPILASGPGWDRRTMIGLYRTEGAYLDQLAKLEAYVQASPGRPAPRFLLGYHYLVNGRLSDAEREFGEVTRLQPSDSIARQLRDLAKSSTTEDVEKQVDGTAPEAADSPAVESLSAGQLVGTWTSNRGENGTVVLSLREDGSFSWIYTHGEKKTDLSGTYEIDDRGLLVLSSEDAQMVGRATLPEAKKLTFVLEGGPEGDPGISFVQTP